One segment of Setaria viridis chromosome 4, Setaria_viridis_v4.0, whole genome shotgun sequence DNA contains the following:
- the LOC117851415 gene encoding uncharacterized protein, with protein MESSRGRCLVGLLLVAASLCAHVSAAASDTAVLAAERTRRKDPLDGLKYYTGGWNISNRHYLASAGFSAAPVFVIAALWFVAVAAAALVSCCCRCCRGGGNSNYSYSRRVFALSLVLLIVFTASAIIGCAVLYHGQGKLHGSTTATLDYVVSQADGAAATMRDFTGLLETAKSAGGSVASLPPDVARAIDDVARRVDAASGELAVRTASNSRRIRTVLDTIRKVLIGVAAVMLVLVILGFVFSLTGLKSLVYTVVFLGWIIVTATLILSGTFLLLHNVIGDTCVAMDEWVVQPQGRTALDDILPCADAAVTAEALRRSEEVNYQLVSKLNELVSNVSNRNVPPQVGPPLYYNQSGPPVPLLCNPYNADLSDRRCAAGEVTADNAQQVWQRFVCRTTAASGSEVCATVGRLTPAMLSQMLTVASVSDGLRRQAPALRDLANCATVRRAFQTISERGCPPLRRDSSRVYQALLAASVAAMLAAAAWVAHSRERRRRRESERFRVSPYRLPIEDKVLLNSPRRPYRRV; from the exons ATGGAGTCGTCTCGCGGACGCTGTCTCGTAGGCCTGCTCCTCGTCGCTGCATCCCTCTGCGCACATGTATCAG CGGCGGCGTCCGACACGGCCGTGTTGGCGGCGGAGCGGACGCGGCGGAAGGACCCCCTCGACGGGCTCAAGTACTACACCGGCGGCTGGAACATCAGCAACAGGCACTACCTGGCG TCGGCAGGTTTCAGCGCCGCGCCGGTGTTCGTGATCGCCGCGCTCTGgttcgtcgccgtcgcggcggccgcgctcgtctcctgctgctgccgttgctgccgcggcggcggcaataGCAACTACTCCTACTCCCGCCGGGTGTTCGCGCTCTCGCTCGTGCTCCTGATCGTCTTCACAGCATCAGCCAT AATCGGCTGCGCCGTGCTGTACCACGGGCAGGGCAAGCTCCACGGCAGCACGACGGCGACGCTGGACTACGTGGTGAGCCAggccgacggcgcggcggcgaccatGCGGGACTTCACCGGCCTCCTGGAGACGGCGAAGTCCGCGGGCGGCAGCGTGGCGTCGCTGCCCCCCGACGTCGCGAGGGCCATCGACGACGTCGCGCGGCGGGTGGACGCCGCCTCCGGCGAGCTCGCGGTGCGCACGGCCAGCAACTCGCGCAGGATCCGGACCGTGCTGGACACCAT AAGGAAGGTGCTGATCGGCGTCGCCGCCGTGATGCTGGTCCTGGTGATTCTTGGCTTTG TGTTCTCGTTGACTGGGCTCAAGTCGCTTGTGTACAC AGTGGTGTTTCTTGGATGGATCATAGTTACCGCCACACTAATACTCTCCGGCACTTTCCTCCTCCTGCACAA CGTGATAGGAGACACCTGCGTCGCCATGGACGAGTGGGTGGTCCAGCCGCAGGGCCGCACCGCGCTGGACGACATCCTCCCCTGCGCCGacgcggcggtgacggcggaggCCCTTCGCCGGAGCGAGGAGGTCAACTACCAGCTCGTCTCCAAGCTGAACGAGCTGGTCTCCAACGTGTCCAACCGCAACGTGCCTCCCCAGGTCGGCCCGCCGCTCTACTACAACCAGTCCGGCCCTCCCGTGCCGCTCCTCTGCAACCCCTACAACGCCGACCTCTCCGaccgccgctgcgccgccggcgaggtcacCGCCGACAACGCACAACAGGTGTGGCAGCGGTTCGTGTGCCgcacgacggcggcgtcgggttCGGAGGTGTGCGCGACGGTCGGGCGCCTCACGCCGGCGATGCTGTCCCAGATGCTCACCGTGGCCAGCGTCAGCGACGGGCTGCGGCGACAGGCGCCCGCCCTGAGGGACCTGGCGAACTGCGCGACAGTGCGGCGCGCGTTCCAGACGATCAGCGAGCGCGGCTGCCCGCCGCTGCGGCGGGACAGCAGCCGGGTGTACCAGGCGCTGCTCGCGGCGTCGGTGGCCGCGatgctcgccgcggcggcgtgggtggcgcactcccgggagcggcggcggcggcgcgagagcGAGCGGTTCCGGGTGTCGCCGTACAGGCTCCCCATCGAGGACAAGGTGCTGCTCAACAGCCCGCGGCGGCCGTACAGGCGAGTGTGA
- the LOC117851416 gene encoding protein STRICTOSIDINE SYNTHASE-LIKE 10 produces the protein MKRTTSKLPLLAILLAVLLLLPSAAMAAVAKAIDGSKTQRLQLPDDLIGPESVAFDAHGAGPYVSISDGRVLKYDGEGAGWKTFAYSPSYAKNKCDDFSELPAVATESSCGRPLGLRFHNNSGNLYIADAYMGLMRVGPNGGEATVLATEAGGAPLRFTNGVDIDQVTGDVYFTDSSKTYTRAQHQMVTTSGDSTGRIMKYDPRTNKVTVLQSGVTYPNGIAISADRTHLVVALTGPCKLMKYWIRGSKANTSEPFADLPGYPDNVRPDGKGGYWVALHREKYELPFGLDKHLLAIRIGADGEKLQEMKGPKNVRPTEVVERDGGKIYLGSVELSYVGIVST, from the coding sequence ATGAAGCGGACCACGTCGAAGCTGCCTTTGCTCGCGATCTTGCTCGCCGTCTTGCTGCTCCTGCCCTCGGCTGCCATGGCCGCCGTAGCCAAGGCCATCGACGGAAGCAAGACCCAGCGACTGCAGCTGCCCGACGACCTGATCGGCCCCGAGAGCGTCGCCTTCGACGCGCACGGCGCCGGCCCATACGTCAGCATCTCGGACGGCCGCGTACTCAAGTATGACGGCGAAGGTGCCGGGTGGAAGACGTTTGCGTACAGCCCCAGCTACGCCAAGAACAAGTGCGACGACTTCTCGGAGCTCCCGGCAGTTGCCACGGAGAGCTCATGCGGCCGACCGCTTGGGCTGCGGTTCCACAACAACTCCGGCAACCTCTACATAGCTGATGCATACATGGGGCTGATGCGCGTCGGGCCCAACGGCGGGGAGGCGACGGTGCTCGCGACGGAGGCCGGTGGTGCACCTTTGCGTTTCACCAACGGCGTGGATATCGACCAGGTTACGGGTGACGTCTACTTTACCGACAGTAGCAAGACGTACACACGGGCGCAACATCAGATGGTCACCACATCTGGAGACTCGACGGGGCGTATCATGAAATATGATCCACGGACTAATAAGGTCACCGTGCTTCAGTCCGGAGTGACGTACCCCAACGGCATTGCCATCAGTGCCGATAGGACCCACCTTGTCGTCGCGCTTACGGGACCATGCAAGCTAATGAAGTATTGGATCCGAGGGTCTAAGGCCAACACATCTGAGCCGTTTGCTGACCTCCCTGGATACCCGGACAATGTGAGGCCCGATGGGAAGGGAGGATACTGGGTAGCATTGCATCGCGAGAAGTACGAACTTCCATTTGGTTTGGACAAACATTTACTCGCTATTAGGATCGGCGCTGACGGTGAAAAGCTGCAAGAGATGAAGGGACCCAAGAACGTGAGACCGACCGAGGTGGTGGAGCGAGATGGTGGCAAGATATATCTTGGATCAGTAGAGTTGTCATACGTCGGCATCGTTAGCACGTAG